A genomic region of Plectropomus leopardus isolate mb unplaced genomic scaffold, YSFRI_Pleo_2.0 unplaced_scaffold14266, whole genome shotgun sequence contains the following coding sequences:
- the LOC121964158 gene encoding trace amine-associated receptor 13c-like, whose protein sequence is LGDIMCTLYHFLSFIITAASIGTMVLISIDRYVAICYPLHYSTRVTHRRVQICVCLCWIWSFFCHSLLLKDNLEQPGRFNSCSGECVFVINYIAGFADLVLSFIGPVTVIVVLYIRVFVVAVSQARAMRSHIVAVKLQKSAKVTAKKSEMKAARTLGAVVVAFITCVCPAYCVTLTGKDVSLSASSAAFVICLFYFNSCLNPVIYAFFYPWFRKSIKLIVTLKILQPGSREANML, encoded by the coding sequence CTTGGTGACATCATGTGTACTCTGtatcattttctgtcattcattATTACAGCTGCTTCAATAGGAACCATGGTGCTCATATCAATCGATCGATATGTGGCTATTTGCTATCCTCTGCATTACTCCACCAGAGTCACACACAGAAGAGTTCagatctgtgtctgtctgtgttggaTATGgtcttttttctgtcacagtttGTTGCTAAAGGATAACCTGGAGCAACCCGGCAGGTTTAATTCCTGCtctggagagtgtgtgtttgtcatcaACTACATCGCTGGTTTTGCAGATctagttttgtcttttattggtCCTGTCACTGTCATTGTAGTTCTGTATATAAGAGTATTTGTGGTGGCTGTGTCTCAGGCTCGTGCCATGCGCTCTCATATTGTAGCTGTTAAACTCCAGAAATCAGCTAAAGTAACTgctaaaaaatctgaaatgaaagCAGCCAGGACTCttggtgctgttgttgttgcgtTTATAACATGTGTCTGTCCAGCGTACTGTGTCACTCTTACAGGCAAAGACGTTTCACTCAGTGCTTCATCTGCTGCCTTTGTGATCTGTTTGTTCTACTTTAACTCCTGCCTGAATCCTGTCATCTATGCCTTTTTTTACCCCTGGTTTAGAAAATCTATCAAGCTCATTGTCACACTGAAGATACTGCAGCCCGGCTCCCGTGAGGCCAACATGCTGTAG